Within the Emticicia oligotrophica DSM 17448 genome, the region TATGTTTCACAAAATAAATTCTTATATCATAAAAATCATAGAATTAACAGAATATGTTTTGTAATTTTGCGGAAATTCAAATCAAGTTTACACCTTGAAATATTGATAATCAATGAAATTAGATAAAAATACCCCTTTAGAAGCGGCAGTTGAAGATTCTGCATCCGCGTTAAATTACCAAGTTCTTCTGTATTACATCTACTCACCGATTGAAAACGTAGTTGAGTATCGTGATATCCACCATCAATTTTGTCTAGATAACAATCTTCTTGGAAGAATCATTGTTGCTCCCGAGGGTTTGAATGGAACTGTTTCGGGCTTAGTAGCAGATACAGAAAAATATATGGCTTGGGTGAAGTCTGATTCTCGCTTTGAGTCGGTTGATTTTAAAGTAGAAAAAGTTTCTAAACATGCTTTCACGAAACTATATGTGAGAATTAAGAAAGAAATTGTCCATTCTGAATTACCTGTAAATCCATTAGTTCAAACTGGAAAGCACCTTGAACCTGCTGACTTTAAGCAATTAATTAAAAATGACCCTAATGTAGTTTTAGTTGATATGCGTTCAAATTATGAACATTCGGTAGGGAAATTTAAAGGTGCAATAACGTTTGACATGGAAAATCTTCGTGAATTACCTGAACATGTACACGAAATTGAGCATTTAAAAGATAAAAAAATTATTACCTATTGTACTGGAGGAATTAAATGTGAAAAAGCAAGTGCTTATTTATTATCACAGGGTTTTTCCGATGTGTATCAGTTGCATGGTGGAATAATAAAATATGGCTTAGAAGAGGGAGGTGAAGATTTCGATGGTAAATGCTATGTTTTTGATAATAGATTAACTACCGAAGTAAATAAAGTGAATCCTGAAATTATTTCTAAATGTCATATTTGCGGAACTCCAAGTGATAGAATGGTTAACTGTGCGAATCCAGAATGTAATGAACATTTACCGATTTGTGAAAAATGTGGCCAAGAAATGGAAGGAGCTTGTTCGGTAGCCTGTAAAGAAAATCCAAGAAAACGCCCATACAATGGCACTGGTTATTATGCCAAAACTACTGAAGGATATAAACCTGAGATTGCATTTAGGACACGAAAAAATACCAAAACCTTACATATTGTAGAGGAATTAGGTTTAAAATAATAAAAAAGGGATTCAAATCAGAATCCCTTTTTTATTATTATTACTTTAAATCCAATCTCACTACATTTTCAACGTGATGCGTATGGGGAAACATATCAACTGGTTGTACATAAGAAATATGGTATTTTTCGCTTAAAATAGCTAAATCTCGTGCTTGGGTCGCTGGATTACAACTTACATATACAATTCTTTTAGGAGCCGCTTCCATTAATGTTCTTACTACAGGTTCATCCATTCCCGCACGTGGAGGGTCAGTAATTACAACATCAGGTTTGCCATTCTGCTCGATAAATTCTTTAGTTAGAAACTTACGCATATCTCCTGCATAAAATTCAGTATTTTCTAATTGATTGACACCTGAATTTATTTTTGCATCTTCCACCGCATCGGCAACATATTCAATCCCGATTACTTTTTTTGCTTTTTTAGCTACAAAGTTGGCAATTGTTCCAGTTCCAGTATAAAGGTCATAGACTAACTCATTACCCGTTAAACCAGCTAAATCTCTTGTTATTTTATAAAGTTCGTATGCTTGCTCAGAATTTG harbors:
- the trhO gene encoding oxygen-dependent tRNA uridine(34) hydroxylase TrhO; translation: MKLDKNTPLEAAVEDSASALNYQVLLYYIYSPIENVVEYRDIHHQFCLDNNLLGRIIVAPEGLNGTVSGLVADTEKYMAWVKSDSRFESVDFKVEKVSKHAFTKLYVRIKKEIVHSELPVNPLVQTGKHLEPADFKQLIKNDPNVVLVDMRSNYEHSVGKFKGAITFDMENLRELPEHVHEIEHLKDKKIITYCTGGIKCEKASAYLLSQGFSDVYQLHGGIIKYGLEEGGEDFDGKCYVFDNRLTTEVNKVNPEIISKCHICGTPSDRMVNCANPECNEHLPICEKCGQEMEGACSVACKENPRKRPYNGTGYYAKTTEGYKPEIAFRTRKNTKTLHIVEELGLK